One window of the Polypterus senegalus isolate Bchr_013 chromosome 18, ASM1683550v1, whole genome shotgun sequence genome contains the following:
- the LOC120519030 gene encoding leukocyte immunoglobulin-like receptor subfamily A member 4 → MQAFELSLIMSLISVTSFAQETDNVKTTLILKAPQERVYTGDSVTLECIVEDTVNTRIFRWFVNNQPFRSHTDQKTQIIQFVNSSYNGVYTCDAYRRDTRVHSLPSNFVLLNVQERSTRLKVISGRRGREVYVGDEVQLLCLLDGEPLGWRYELQKIGDENSTKTQRELSFTIEPVSLSHSGEYKCRASKGELHTDFSDPVQLRVSDFSLQNYLRFGAAGLVLIVLAIIMSKCFWNRVLPAGRSSGYAYTSGQRESESYLNL, encoded by the exons ATAATGTAAAGACGACTCTGATATTGAAGGCTCCACAAGAGAGAGTGTACACTGGAGACAGTGTGACTCTAGAATGCATTGTTGAGGACACTGTTAATACTCGGATATTTCGATGGTTCGTAAATAATCAGCCATTCAGGAGTCACACTGATCAAAAAACTCAAATAATCCAGTTTGTGAATTCGTCCTACAACGGAGTGTACACATGTGATGCCTACAGACGCGATACTCGTGTCCATTCATTGCCCAGCAATTTTGTCTTATTGAACGTCCAAG AAAGGTCAACCAGATTAAAGGTGATTTCTGGACGCAGAGGTAGAGAGGTTTATGTAGGAGATGAAGTCCAGCTGCTCTGTCTTCTTGATGGTGAGCCACTTGGCTGGAGATATGAGCTGCAGAAGATCGGAGATGAAAACTCTACCAAAACACAAAGGGAACTGAGCTTCACCATCGAGCCTGTGAGTCTCTCACATAGTGGAGAGTACAAGTGTCGGGCTTCAAAAGGAGAGCTTCATACGGATTTTAGTGACCCCGTTCAGTTACGTGTGTCAG ATTTTTCACTCCAGAATTACCTCCGATTTGGAGCAGCGGGGCTGGTGCTGATCGTGCTGGCAATCATTATGAGCAAGTGTTTCTGGAACAGGGTGCTCCCAGCTGGCAGATCCAGTGGATATGCGTATACTTCAGGGCAAAGAGAGTCGGAAAGTTATTTGAACCTGTAA